A genome region from Panthera leo isolate Ple1 chromosome A2, P.leo_Ple1_pat1.1, whole genome shotgun sequence includes the following:
- the LOC122213827 gene encoding long-chain-fatty-acid--CoA ligase ACSBG2-like isoform X3, translating to MLRWPGLMTSGSAVKNGLSGPGRAKLPMAHEEETGDPELDMSDTKVTPGLWTIHQDGEVLLRLSKHGPGHETPVTIPAFFRESVSRFGAYPALATKNSERWETLNFNQYYEACRKAARALIKLGLQRFHGVGILGFNSVEWFIASVGAILAGGLCVGIYSTNSADACQYVITHAKVNILLVENDLQLQKILSIPRGRMDTLKAIIQYKLPMKESRDNLYSWNDFMELGNSIPDSQLDQIMESQRPNQCAVIIYTSGTLGIPKGVMLSHDNITWTAGAAAKNCGLSTAAQKQEVVVSYLPLSHIAAQMMDIWVTMKIGASTYFAQPDALKGTLINTLQEVKPTAFLGVPRIWEKMQERIKETGAKFSSLRKKVFSWGRVIGFKINTKWMLGHRTHDTPISYRVSKALVFSKVKSALGLDRCHSFISGAAPLNQQTAEFFLSLDIPIGEMYGMSESSGPHTTSSRESYRIQSSCGKVMDGCKNMLYQKNKDSIGEICIWGRHVFMGYLDMEDRTVEIIDDEGWLHTGDLGYTDNQGFLYITGRIKEILITAGGENVAPIPIENMVKEKIPMISHAMLVGEKANFLSILLTLKKMDGITGEPLDELSSEAINFCRKLGSHVSTVSEILELRDPLVYKAIQEGIDAVNEEAISNAQRIQKWAILEKDFSVPSGELGPTTKVRRHFVAQKYKRLIESFYY from the exons TGCTGTGAAGAATGGCCTCTCTGGACCTGGAAGGGCTAAACTCCCAATGGCTCATGAAGAGGAAACTGGAGACCCCGAATTGGACATGAGTGACACCAAAG TTACTCCTGGGCTGTGGACCATTCATCAAGACGGAGAAGTCCTGCTGAGGCTATCAAAACATGGGCCAGGCCATGAGACCCCAGTGACCATCCCTGCATTTTTCCGGGAGTCAGTCAGCCGATTCGGGGCCTACCCGGCCCTCGCAACGAAGAACAGTGAACGGTGGGAAACTCTGAATTTCAACCAGTATTACGAGGCCTGTCGGAAGGCGGCGAGAGCCTTGATCAAG CTGGGCCTGCAGCGTTTCCATGGAGTTGGCATCCTGGGGTTTAACTCCGTTGAGTGGTTTATCGCTTCTGTTGGTGCCATCTTAGCAGG GGGTCTTTGTGTTGGTATTTATTCTACCAACTCTGCGGACGCCTGTCAATACGTCATTACTCATGCCAAAGTGAACATCCTGCTGGTTGAGAATGACCTACAGCTACAGAAAATCCTTTCG ATTCCGCGGGGCAGGATGGATACCCTAAAAGCGATCATCCAGTACAAGCTGCCAATGAAGGAGAGCAGAGATAACCTGTACTCT TGGAATGATTTCATGGAGCTTGGCAACAGCATCCCCGATTCCCAGCTGGACCAGATCATGGAAAGCCAGAGGCCCAATCAGTGTGCAGTGATCATTTATACTTCTGGGACCTTAGGCATCCCCAAGGGAGTGATGCTGAGCCACGACAAC ATCACGTGGACGGCAGGAGCAGCAGCAAAGAACTGTGGCCTGTCTACTGCTGCACAAAAGCAGGAGGTGGTGGTCAGCTACCTCCCCCTCAGCCACATTGCGGCTCAGATGATGGACATCTGGGTCACCATGAAGATCGGGGCCTCCACCTACTTTGCTCAGCCAGACGCTCTCAAG GGCACCTTGATCAATACTCTGCAGGAGGTAAAGCCTACTGCCTTCCTGGGGGTGCCCCGAATCTGGGAGAAGATGCAGGAGAGGATAAAGGAAACTGGCGCCAAATTCTCAAGCCTGAGGAAGAAGGTGTTTTCATGGGGAAGAGTTATTGGCTTCAAGATCAATACAAAATGGATGTTGGG TCACAGGACACATGATACTCCCATAAGCTACCGCGTGTCGAAGGCCCTCGTGTTCAGCAAAGTCAAGAGCGCCCTTGGCCTTGATCGCTGCCACTCTTTTATCAGCGGAGCCGCACCCCTCAACCAACAGACCGCTGAGTTCTTCCTAAGCCTGGACATACCCATAGGCGAGATGTACGGTATGAGTGAAAGCTCAGGACCCCACACCACATCCAGCCGGGAGAGCTACAGGATTCAAAG CAGCTGTGGCAAAGTCATGGATGGATGTAAGAACATGCTGTACCAGAAGAACAAGGACAGCATAGGGGAGATCTGCATCTGGGGCCGGCACGTCTTCATGGGCTATCTGGATATGGAAGATAGGACCGTGGAGATCATCGACGACGAAGGCTGGTTACACACCGGGGACCTGGGCTACACAGACAACCAGGGCTTCCTCTACATCACCGGCCGCATCAAAG AAATCCTCATCACAGCCGGCGGTGAGAACGTGGCCCCTATTCCCATTGAGAACATGGTTAAAGAGAAGATTCCCATGATCAGTCATGCCATGTTAGTGGGAGAGAAGGCAAACTTTCTGAGCATCCTGCTGACACTGAAG AAGATGGACGGGATAACTGGAGAGCCACTGGACGAGCTAAGCTCGGAGGCCATCAACTTCTGCCGGAAACTGGGAAGCCACGTGTCCACCGTCTCTGAGATTTTGGAGCTGCGGGACCCCCTGGTCTACAAGGCCATCCAGGAGGGCATAGATGCCGTGAATGAGGAAGCCATCTCCAATGCACAGAGGATCCAGAAGTGGGCCATCCTGGAGAAGGACTTTTCTGTCCCCAGTGGGGAGCTGG GTCCGACGACAAAGGTTAGGAGACATTTTGTGGCCCAGAAATACAAAAGGCTAATTGAAAGCTTCTACTACTGA
- the LOC122213827 gene encoding long-chain-fatty-acid--CoA ligase ACSBG2-like isoform X4, with protein MLRWPGLMTSGSAVKNGLSGPGRAKLPMAHEEETGDPELDMSDTKVTPGLWTIHQDGEVLLRLSKHGPGHETPVTIPAFFRESVSRFGAYPALATKNSERWETLNFNQYYEACRKAARALIKLGLQRFHGVGILGFNSVEWFIASVGAILAGGLCVGIYSTNSADACQYVITHAKVNILLVENDLQLQKILSIPRGRMDTLKAIIQYKLPMKESRDNLYSWNDFMELGNSIPDSQLDQIMESQRPNQCAVIIYTSGTLGIPKGVMLSHDNNHSYLPLSHIAAQMMDIWVTMKIGASTYFAQPDALKGTLINTLQEVKPTAFLGVPRIWEKMQERIKETGAKFSSLRKKVFSWGRVIGFKINTKWMLGHRTHDTPISYRVSKALVFSKVKSALGLDRCHSFISGAAPLNQQTAEFFLSLDIPIGEMYGMSESSGPHTTSSRESYRIQSSCGKVMDGCKNMLYQKNKDSIGEICIWGRHVFMGYLDMEDRTVEIIDDEGWLHTGDLGYTDNQGFLYITGRIKEILITAGGENVAPIPIENMVKEKIPMISHAMLVGEKANFLSILLTLKCKMDGITGEPLDELSSEAINFCRKLGSHVSTVSEILELRDPLVYKAIQEGIDAVNEEAISNAQRIQKWAILEKDFSVPSGELGPTTKVRRHFVAQKYKRLIESFYY; from the exons TGCTGTGAAGAATGGCCTCTCTGGACCTGGAAGGGCTAAACTCCCAATGGCTCATGAAGAGGAAACTGGAGACCCCGAATTGGACATGAGTGACACCAAAG TTACTCCTGGGCTGTGGACCATTCATCAAGACGGAGAAGTCCTGCTGAGGCTATCAAAACATGGGCCAGGCCATGAGACCCCAGTGACCATCCCTGCATTTTTCCGGGAGTCAGTCAGCCGATTCGGGGCCTACCCGGCCCTCGCAACGAAGAACAGTGAACGGTGGGAAACTCTGAATTTCAACCAGTATTACGAGGCCTGTCGGAAGGCGGCGAGAGCCTTGATCAAG CTGGGCCTGCAGCGTTTCCATGGAGTTGGCATCCTGGGGTTTAACTCCGTTGAGTGGTTTATCGCTTCTGTTGGTGCCATCTTAGCAGG GGGTCTTTGTGTTGGTATTTATTCTACCAACTCTGCGGACGCCTGTCAATACGTCATTACTCATGCCAAAGTGAACATCCTGCTGGTTGAGAATGACCTACAGCTACAGAAAATCCTTTCG ATTCCGCGGGGCAGGATGGATACCCTAAAAGCGATCATCCAGTACAAGCTGCCAATGAAGGAGAGCAGAGATAACCTGTACTCT TGGAATGATTTCATGGAGCTTGGCAACAGCATCCCCGATTCCCAGCTGGACCAGATCATGGAAAGCCAGAGGCCCAATCAGTGTGCAGTGATCATTTATACTTCTGGGACCTTAGGCATCCCCAAGGGAGTGATGCTGAGCCACGACAAC AATCAT AGCTACCTCCCCCTCAGCCACATTGCGGCTCAGATGATGGACATCTGGGTCACCATGAAGATCGGGGCCTCCACCTACTTTGCTCAGCCAGACGCTCTCAAG GGCACCTTGATCAATACTCTGCAGGAGGTAAAGCCTACTGCCTTCCTGGGGGTGCCCCGAATCTGGGAGAAGATGCAGGAGAGGATAAAGGAAACTGGCGCCAAATTCTCAAGCCTGAGGAAGAAGGTGTTTTCATGGGGAAGAGTTATTGGCTTCAAGATCAATACAAAATGGATGTTGGG TCACAGGACACATGATACTCCCATAAGCTACCGCGTGTCGAAGGCCCTCGTGTTCAGCAAAGTCAAGAGCGCCCTTGGCCTTGATCGCTGCCACTCTTTTATCAGCGGAGCCGCACCCCTCAACCAACAGACCGCTGAGTTCTTCCTAAGCCTGGACATACCCATAGGCGAGATGTACGGTATGAGTGAAAGCTCAGGACCCCACACCACATCCAGCCGGGAGAGCTACAGGATTCAAAG CAGCTGTGGCAAAGTCATGGATGGATGTAAGAACATGCTGTACCAGAAGAACAAGGACAGCATAGGGGAGATCTGCATCTGGGGCCGGCACGTCTTCATGGGCTATCTGGATATGGAAGATAGGACCGTGGAGATCATCGACGACGAAGGCTGGTTACACACCGGGGACCTGGGCTACACAGACAACCAGGGCTTCCTCTACATCACCGGCCGCATCAAAG AAATCCTCATCACAGCCGGCGGTGAGAACGTGGCCCCTATTCCCATTGAGAACATGGTTAAAGAGAAGATTCCCATGATCAGTCATGCCATGTTAGTGGGAGAGAAGGCAAACTTTCTGAGCATCCTGCTGACACTGAAG TGTAAGATGGACGGGATAACTGGAGAGCCACTGGACGAGCTAAGCTCGGAGGCCATCAACTTCTGCCGGAAACTGGGAAGCCACGTGTCCACCGTCTCTGAGATTTTGGAGCTGCGGGACCCCCTGGTCTACAAGGCCATCCAGGAGGGCATAGATGCCGTGAATGAGGAAGCCATCTCCAATGCACAGAGGATCCAGAAGTGGGCCATCCTGGAGAAGGACTTTTCTGTCCCCAGTGGGGAGCTGG GTCCGACGACAAAGGTTAGGAGACATTTTGTGGCCCAGAAATACAAAAGGCTAATTGAAAGCTTCTACTACTGA
- the LOC122213827 gene encoding long-chain-fatty-acid--CoA ligase ACSBG2-like isoform X2: MLRWPGLMTSGSAVKNGLSGPGRAKLPMAHEEETGDPELDMSDTKVTPGLWTIHQDGEVLLRLSKHGPGHETPVTIPAFFRESVSRFGAYPALATKNSERWETLNFNQYYEACRKAARALIKLGLQRFHGVGILGFNSVEWFIASVGAILAGGLCVGIYSTNSADACQYVITHAKVNILLVENDLQLQKILSIPRGRMDTLKAIIQYKLPMKESRDNLYSWNDFMELGNSIPDSQLDQIMESQRPNQCAVIIYTSGTLGIPKGVMLSHDNITWTAGAAAKNCGLSTAAQKQEVVVSYLPLSHIAAQMMDIWVTMKIGASTYFAQPDALKGTLINTLQEVKPTAFLGVPRIWEKMQERIKETGAKFSSLRKKVFSWGRVIGFKINTKWMLGHRTHDTPISYRVSKALVFSKVKSALGLDRCHSFISGAAPLNQQTAEFFLSLDIPIGEMYGMSESSGPHTTSSRESYRIQSCGKVMDGCKNMLYQKNKDSIGEICIWGRHVFMGYLDMEDRTVEIIDDEGWLHTGDLGYTDNQGFLYITGRIKEILITAGGENVAPIPIENMVKEKIPMISHAMLVGEKANFLSILLTLKCKMDGITGEPLDELSSEAINFCRKLGSHVSTVSEILELRDPLVYKAIQEGIDAVNEEAISNAQRIQKWAILEKDFSVPSGELGPTTKVRRHFVAQKYKRLIESFYY, encoded by the exons TGCTGTGAAGAATGGCCTCTCTGGACCTGGAAGGGCTAAACTCCCAATGGCTCATGAAGAGGAAACTGGAGACCCCGAATTGGACATGAGTGACACCAAAG TTACTCCTGGGCTGTGGACCATTCATCAAGACGGAGAAGTCCTGCTGAGGCTATCAAAACATGGGCCAGGCCATGAGACCCCAGTGACCATCCCTGCATTTTTCCGGGAGTCAGTCAGCCGATTCGGGGCCTACCCGGCCCTCGCAACGAAGAACAGTGAACGGTGGGAAACTCTGAATTTCAACCAGTATTACGAGGCCTGTCGGAAGGCGGCGAGAGCCTTGATCAAG CTGGGCCTGCAGCGTTTCCATGGAGTTGGCATCCTGGGGTTTAACTCCGTTGAGTGGTTTATCGCTTCTGTTGGTGCCATCTTAGCAGG GGGTCTTTGTGTTGGTATTTATTCTACCAACTCTGCGGACGCCTGTCAATACGTCATTACTCATGCCAAAGTGAACATCCTGCTGGTTGAGAATGACCTACAGCTACAGAAAATCCTTTCG ATTCCGCGGGGCAGGATGGATACCCTAAAAGCGATCATCCAGTACAAGCTGCCAATGAAGGAGAGCAGAGATAACCTGTACTCT TGGAATGATTTCATGGAGCTTGGCAACAGCATCCCCGATTCCCAGCTGGACCAGATCATGGAAAGCCAGAGGCCCAATCAGTGTGCAGTGATCATTTATACTTCTGGGACCTTAGGCATCCCCAAGGGAGTGATGCTGAGCCACGACAAC ATCACGTGGACGGCAGGAGCAGCAGCAAAGAACTGTGGCCTGTCTACTGCTGCACAAAAGCAGGAGGTGGTGGTCAGCTACCTCCCCCTCAGCCACATTGCGGCTCAGATGATGGACATCTGGGTCACCATGAAGATCGGGGCCTCCACCTACTTTGCTCAGCCAGACGCTCTCAAG GGCACCTTGATCAATACTCTGCAGGAGGTAAAGCCTACTGCCTTCCTGGGGGTGCCCCGAATCTGGGAGAAGATGCAGGAGAGGATAAAGGAAACTGGCGCCAAATTCTCAAGCCTGAGGAAGAAGGTGTTTTCATGGGGAAGAGTTATTGGCTTCAAGATCAATACAAAATGGATGTTGGG TCACAGGACACATGATACTCCCATAAGCTACCGCGTGTCGAAGGCCCTCGTGTTCAGCAAAGTCAAGAGCGCCCTTGGCCTTGATCGCTGCCACTCTTTTATCAGCGGAGCCGCACCCCTCAACCAACAGACCGCTGAGTTCTTCCTAAGCCTGGACATACCCATAGGCGAGATGTACGGTATGAGTGAAAGCTCAGGACCCCACACCACATCCAGCCGGGAGAGCTACAGGATTCAAAG CTGTGGCAAAGTCATGGATGGATGTAAGAACATGCTGTACCAGAAGAACAAGGACAGCATAGGGGAGATCTGCATCTGGGGCCGGCACGTCTTCATGGGCTATCTGGATATGGAAGATAGGACCGTGGAGATCATCGACGACGAAGGCTGGTTACACACCGGGGACCTGGGCTACACAGACAACCAGGGCTTCCTCTACATCACCGGCCGCATCAAAG AAATCCTCATCACAGCCGGCGGTGAGAACGTGGCCCCTATTCCCATTGAGAACATGGTTAAAGAGAAGATTCCCATGATCAGTCATGCCATGTTAGTGGGAGAGAAGGCAAACTTTCTGAGCATCCTGCTGACACTGAAG TGTAAGATGGACGGGATAACTGGAGAGCCACTGGACGAGCTAAGCTCGGAGGCCATCAACTTCTGCCGGAAACTGGGAAGCCACGTGTCCACCGTCTCTGAGATTTTGGAGCTGCGGGACCCCCTGGTCTACAAGGCCATCCAGGAGGGCATAGATGCCGTGAATGAGGAAGCCATCTCCAATGCACAGAGGATCCAGAAGTGGGCCATCCTGGAGAAGGACTTTTCTGTCCCCAGTGGGGAGCTGG GTCCGACGACAAAGGTTAGGAGACATTTTGTGGCCCAGAAATACAAAAGGCTAATTGAAAGCTTCTACTACTGA
- the LOC122213827 gene encoding long-chain-fatty-acid--CoA ligase ACSBG2-like isoform X5 codes for MLRWPGLMTSGSAVKNGLSGPGRAKLPMAHEEETGDPELDMSDTKVTPGLWTIHQDGEVLLRLSKHGPGHETPVTIPAFFRESVSRFGAYPALATKNSERWETLNFNQYYEACRKAARALIKLGLQRFHGVGILGFNSVEWFIASVGAILAGGLCVGIYSTNSADACQYVITHAKVNILLVENDLQLQKILSIPRGRMDTLKAIIQYKLPMKESRDNLYSWNDFMELGNSIPDSQLDQIMESQRPNQCAVIIYTSGTLGIPKGVMLSHDNITWTAGAAAKNCGLSTAAQKQEVVVSYLPLSHIAAQMMDIWVTMKIGASTYFAQPDALKGTLINTLQEVKPTAFLGVPRIWEKMQERIKETGAKFSSLRKKVFSWGRVIGFKINTKWMLGHRTHDTPISYRVSKALVFSKVKSALGLDRCHSFISGAAPLNQQTAEFFLSLDIPIGEMYGMSESSGPHTTSSRESYRIQSSCGKVMDGCKNMLYQKNKDSIGEICIWGRHVFMGYLDMEDRTVEIIDDEGWLHTGDLGYTDNQGFLYITGRIKEILITAGGENVAPIPIENMVKEKIPMISHAMLVGEKANFLSILLTLKVRRQRLGDILWPRNTKG; via the exons TGCTGTGAAGAATGGCCTCTCTGGACCTGGAAGGGCTAAACTCCCAATGGCTCATGAAGAGGAAACTGGAGACCCCGAATTGGACATGAGTGACACCAAAG TTACTCCTGGGCTGTGGACCATTCATCAAGACGGAGAAGTCCTGCTGAGGCTATCAAAACATGGGCCAGGCCATGAGACCCCAGTGACCATCCCTGCATTTTTCCGGGAGTCAGTCAGCCGATTCGGGGCCTACCCGGCCCTCGCAACGAAGAACAGTGAACGGTGGGAAACTCTGAATTTCAACCAGTATTACGAGGCCTGTCGGAAGGCGGCGAGAGCCTTGATCAAG CTGGGCCTGCAGCGTTTCCATGGAGTTGGCATCCTGGGGTTTAACTCCGTTGAGTGGTTTATCGCTTCTGTTGGTGCCATCTTAGCAGG GGGTCTTTGTGTTGGTATTTATTCTACCAACTCTGCGGACGCCTGTCAATACGTCATTACTCATGCCAAAGTGAACATCCTGCTGGTTGAGAATGACCTACAGCTACAGAAAATCCTTTCG ATTCCGCGGGGCAGGATGGATACCCTAAAAGCGATCATCCAGTACAAGCTGCCAATGAAGGAGAGCAGAGATAACCTGTACTCT TGGAATGATTTCATGGAGCTTGGCAACAGCATCCCCGATTCCCAGCTGGACCAGATCATGGAAAGCCAGAGGCCCAATCAGTGTGCAGTGATCATTTATACTTCTGGGACCTTAGGCATCCCCAAGGGAGTGATGCTGAGCCACGACAAC ATCACGTGGACGGCAGGAGCAGCAGCAAAGAACTGTGGCCTGTCTACTGCTGCACAAAAGCAGGAGGTGGTGGTCAGCTACCTCCCCCTCAGCCACATTGCGGCTCAGATGATGGACATCTGGGTCACCATGAAGATCGGGGCCTCCACCTACTTTGCTCAGCCAGACGCTCTCAAG GGCACCTTGATCAATACTCTGCAGGAGGTAAAGCCTACTGCCTTCCTGGGGGTGCCCCGAATCTGGGAGAAGATGCAGGAGAGGATAAAGGAAACTGGCGCCAAATTCTCAAGCCTGAGGAAGAAGGTGTTTTCATGGGGAAGAGTTATTGGCTTCAAGATCAATACAAAATGGATGTTGGG TCACAGGACACATGATACTCCCATAAGCTACCGCGTGTCGAAGGCCCTCGTGTTCAGCAAAGTCAAGAGCGCCCTTGGCCTTGATCGCTGCCACTCTTTTATCAGCGGAGCCGCACCCCTCAACCAACAGACCGCTGAGTTCTTCCTAAGCCTGGACATACCCATAGGCGAGATGTACGGTATGAGTGAAAGCTCAGGACCCCACACCACATCCAGCCGGGAGAGCTACAGGATTCAAAG CAGCTGTGGCAAAGTCATGGATGGATGTAAGAACATGCTGTACCAGAAGAACAAGGACAGCATAGGGGAGATCTGCATCTGGGGCCGGCACGTCTTCATGGGCTATCTGGATATGGAAGATAGGACCGTGGAGATCATCGACGACGAAGGCTGGTTACACACCGGGGACCTGGGCTACACAGACAACCAGGGCTTCCTCTACATCACCGGCCGCATCAAAG AAATCCTCATCACAGCCGGCGGTGAGAACGTGGCCCCTATTCCCATTGAGAACATGGTTAAAGAGAAGATTCCCATGATCAGTCATGCCATGTTAGTGGGAGAGAAGGCAAACTTTCTGAGCATCCTGCTGACACTGAAG GTCCGACGACAAAGGTTAGGAGACATTTTGTGGCCCAGAAATACAAAAGGCTAA
- the LOC122213827 gene encoding long-chain-fatty-acid--CoA ligase ACSBG2-like isoform X6 — MLRWPGLMTSGSAVKNGLSGPGRAKLPMAHEEETGDPELDMSDTKVTPGLWTIHQDGEVLLRLSKHGPGHETPVTIPAFFRESVSRFGAYPALATKNSERWETLNFNQYYEACRKAARALIKLGLQRFHGVGILGFNSVEWFIASVGAILAGGLCVGIYSTNSADACQYVITHAKVNILLVENDLQLQKILSIPRGRMDTLKAIIQYKLPMKESRDNLYSWNDFMELGNSIPDSQLDQIMESQRPNQCAVIIYTSGTLGIPKGVMLSHDNITWTAGAAAKNCGLSTAAQKQEVVVSYLPLSHIAAQMMDIWVTMKIGASTYFAQPDALKGTLINTLQEVKPTAFLGVPRIWEKMQERIKETGAKFSSLRKKVFSWGRVIGFKINTKWMLGHRTHDTPISYRVSKALVFSKVKSALGLDRCHSFISGAAPLNQQTAEFFLSLDIPIGEMYGMSESSGPHTTSSRESYRIQSSCGKVMDGCKNMLYQKNKDSIGEICIWGRHVFMGYLDMEDRTVEIIDDEGWLHTGDLGYTDNQGFLYITGRIKEILITAGGENVAPIPIENMVKEKIPMISHAMLVGEKANFLSILLTLKGWPGSVRGHWVW, encoded by the exons TGCTGTGAAGAATGGCCTCTCTGGACCTGGAAGGGCTAAACTCCCAATGGCTCATGAAGAGGAAACTGGAGACCCCGAATTGGACATGAGTGACACCAAAG TTACTCCTGGGCTGTGGACCATTCATCAAGACGGAGAAGTCCTGCTGAGGCTATCAAAACATGGGCCAGGCCATGAGACCCCAGTGACCATCCCTGCATTTTTCCGGGAGTCAGTCAGCCGATTCGGGGCCTACCCGGCCCTCGCAACGAAGAACAGTGAACGGTGGGAAACTCTGAATTTCAACCAGTATTACGAGGCCTGTCGGAAGGCGGCGAGAGCCTTGATCAAG CTGGGCCTGCAGCGTTTCCATGGAGTTGGCATCCTGGGGTTTAACTCCGTTGAGTGGTTTATCGCTTCTGTTGGTGCCATCTTAGCAGG GGGTCTTTGTGTTGGTATTTATTCTACCAACTCTGCGGACGCCTGTCAATACGTCATTACTCATGCCAAAGTGAACATCCTGCTGGTTGAGAATGACCTACAGCTACAGAAAATCCTTTCG ATTCCGCGGGGCAGGATGGATACCCTAAAAGCGATCATCCAGTACAAGCTGCCAATGAAGGAGAGCAGAGATAACCTGTACTCT TGGAATGATTTCATGGAGCTTGGCAACAGCATCCCCGATTCCCAGCTGGACCAGATCATGGAAAGCCAGAGGCCCAATCAGTGTGCAGTGATCATTTATACTTCTGGGACCTTAGGCATCCCCAAGGGAGTGATGCTGAGCCACGACAAC ATCACGTGGACGGCAGGAGCAGCAGCAAAGAACTGTGGCCTGTCTACTGCTGCACAAAAGCAGGAGGTGGTGGTCAGCTACCTCCCCCTCAGCCACATTGCGGCTCAGATGATGGACATCTGGGTCACCATGAAGATCGGGGCCTCCACCTACTTTGCTCAGCCAGACGCTCTCAAG GGCACCTTGATCAATACTCTGCAGGAGGTAAAGCCTACTGCCTTCCTGGGGGTGCCCCGAATCTGGGAGAAGATGCAGGAGAGGATAAAGGAAACTGGCGCCAAATTCTCAAGCCTGAGGAAGAAGGTGTTTTCATGGGGAAGAGTTATTGGCTTCAAGATCAATACAAAATGGATGTTGGG TCACAGGACACATGATACTCCCATAAGCTACCGCGTGTCGAAGGCCCTCGTGTTCAGCAAAGTCAAGAGCGCCCTTGGCCTTGATCGCTGCCACTCTTTTATCAGCGGAGCCGCACCCCTCAACCAACAGACCGCTGAGTTCTTCCTAAGCCTGGACATACCCATAGGCGAGATGTACGGTATGAGTGAAAGCTCAGGACCCCACACCACATCCAGCCGGGAGAGCTACAGGATTCAAAG CAGCTGTGGCAAAGTCATGGATGGATGTAAGAACATGCTGTACCAGAAGAACAAGGACAGCATAGGGGAGATCTGCATCTGGGGCCGGCACGTCTTCATGGGCTATCTGGATATGGAAGATAGGACCGTGGAGATCATCGACGACGAAGGCTGGTTACACACCGGGGACCTGGGCTACACAGACAACCAGGGCTTCCTCTACATCACCGGCCGCATCAAAG AAATCCTCATCACAGCCGGCGGTGAGAACGTGGCCCCTATTCCCATTGAGAACATGGTTAAAGAGAAGATTCCCATGATCAGTCATGCCATGTTAGTGGGAGAGAAGGCAAACTTTCTGAGCATCCTGCTGACACTGAAG GGGTGGCCAGGAAGCGTGCGCGGTCACTGGGTGTGGTGA